One Triplophysa dalaica isolate WHDGS20190420 chromosome 11, ASM1584641v1, whole genome shotgun sequence genomic window carries:
- the LOC130431650 gene encoding otoraplin-like, producing MDKSSGWFFFLICFVCLSQTANGVIMEKLAYKKICADKDCSYVISMAKALDDYIASDCRYINLRRGHLIYVYSKLKPVEGAGVFWSGSVYGDRYVDQMGLIGYFPSNYVNETHIFQKKTVEIPTTDIDFICD from the exons atggacaaatcaAGTGGctggtttttctttttgatcTGTTTTGTATGTTTATCTCAAACGGCAAATGGTGTTATCATGGAGAAACTGGCTTACAAAAAGATTTGTGCAGACAAGGATTGTTCAT ATGTGATTTCAATGGCCAAAGCTCTTGATGACTACATCGCTTCAGACTGCAGATACATAAACCTGAGAAGAGGCCATCTGATCTATGTGTATTCTAAACTCAAACCTGTAGAGGGAGCTGGAGTCTTCTGGTCTGGAAGT GTATATGGTGATCGTTATGTTGACCAGATGGGACTCATTGGATATTTTCCTAGTAACTATGTAAATGAGACACacatatttcagaaaaaaactgttgagaTCCCAACTACA GACATTGACTTCATCTGCGATTAA